The window GTCGCAGGCCGCTACCGTCAAAGCGGCCAGCAGCCTGTCGACTGATCCCGCTGGCACGGCCAAATCGTGCAGAGCGTCAACGATGGTGCTGTCCAATCGTTGGCTGCGTTGCAGGGTGCGGCGCAATTGAGGATTTTGCCGAACGCGGTCCGCCAGCAGGGCGAAGTCGGGGTCGGCTAAGTCGTCGACACCGGGGCGCGCTGCGTCGATCAGTTCCCGCAGGCGTCGATCCTGGTCGTCTCGTTCATCCATGTAGCACCTTACTCGATCCAGCCATTTTCGGACCCTTGCCGTGTGGCTTACGGCGAAGAATGAATAACCGCCGCGGCGCGGCTACCCGTCGCTTGCAACTCCAACTCGAACAGCCGTCCGCGCAGTTGCCCTTTGGCGCGGGAGAGCCGGCTCATCACCGTTCCCAGCGGAATGTCCAGCCGGTCGGCAATCTCGCGATAGGAGTATTCCTCAAAATAAAATAGCAACAGCACAAGTTTGTAATCGTCTGGCAAGGCGTTCAGCGCCGCTTGCAATCGCTCGCGGTCGACCACGCTTTCAGGGGGCGGCTGAGCAGGGATTTCGTTGACGTTCAATTCCACGTTCGCCGCAGGCAACGGTGCGCGGCGACGCGATTTCAAGTAGCAATTCCGCAGAATCGCAAACAACCATGCCCGGGCGCTTTCGACCGCGCGCAATTGCGTCAGCTTGACCTGCGCCGCCAAGAAGGTCTGCTGGGTCAGATCTTCGGCATCGGCCGTCGAGCCGCACAAGCGGTAGGCGTATCGGTACACGTCGGCATGGTGATCGACGACTAATCGTGCGATGGGAAAATCGCTTGGGCTATCCGCCATGAACCACCCCCACTACAGACCCCGGAGCGAGCCAGAATATTCCCGCCCGGCTGAATCAAATCCCTTATTCCGCCTCGGTGGCACTTGCCCGCTACGGTTTACAAGCACGCTGCGCAATGTCTCGATTGCCCAGCGGGCTTGCCGTAGCGCGACCGCGCCGCAGAAAAAAGCTAATCGAATTGTAACGGAGCGGGAATAAACGCCTATCCTCGCGGCATCAATAAGTCGGGCGGAAGCCGGTCGCAGCGCGCCACGGGCGTGCCACCGCATAGGACACTTCCTTTTGAGAAAGGTTTTGACATGAAGAAGTTAGGGATGCTCGCACTGTTGTTGGGTGTGCTCGGTTCGGCTGTGGTGGGTTGTGAGCCCGCCAAGAAAAAGGTCGAGCCGGCCAAGCCCCCCGCAGCTGCCGAAGAAGCCAAGCCGGATATGCCGGCCGCCGACGCGCCGAAGGCCGAGGCTCCGGCCGAGACCAAGTAGCCGCGCACGGGCGATGTAAAACCACGCGAATGAGGGGGGGCCCGGCGCGCCGGCCCCCCCTTTTTTCGTAGTCTTGCCGTCCGGCAGGCCCCCCGGCCCGGTCTGGCGCACAGCCTGCCCTGTCTGGCCTCTTCACTGCGGAAATACTTGAACTGTGGGACATGCTTGACGGCGCCTATTCTGGCTGCCCAAAATTGGGCCGAATCGCCCCGCCCCCCACGACCAACGATCGCGCCCGTTCACGGCTTGATCCCTTCCCCAAGAAAGTCACCGCCATGACGAACCTCCGCCCCTCGCGCCTGCATAAATATTCCAGCTGGGTACTTGTCGCTGCACTGGCACTCTCGGCTACCTGGGCCTCGGGAGCAAAGGAATACATCAGCGGCAAGGTTTGGCCCGAGCCCAAGATTGTCGATCCGGGGTCTGCCGGTGGTCCGCCGGCCGATGCCATCGTCTTGTTCAACGGCCAGAACATGACCGCTTGGGAAGGTGGGGATAAATGGCAGGTCGCCGACGGCGTCGCCACAGCCAAGGGGGGCGGCATCACCAGCAAGCAGAGCTTCGGCAATTGCCAACTCCACCTGGAATGGGCCGAGCCTGCCGTCGTGACGGGATCGGGCCAGGGGCGTGGCAACAGCGGCGTTTATCTGCAAGGCCTGTACGAAGTGCAGATTCTCGATTCGTACGACAACAAGACGTACTTCGACGGTCAGTGCGGTTCGATCTACAAGCAGATGCCGCCATTGGTGAACGTCTGCCGCAAGCCGGGCGAGTGGCAATCGTATGACATCATCTTCGAGGCGCCGCAGTTCGACTCGGCCGGCAAGCTCAGCAAGCCGGCCTTTGTGACGG of the Pirellulales bacterium genome contains:
- a CDS encoding RNA polymerase sigma factor, whose translation is MADSPSDFPIARLVVDHHADVYRYAYRLCGSTADAEDLTQQTFLAAQVKLTQLRAVESARAWLFAILRNCYLKSRRRAPLPAANVELNVNEIPAQPPPESVVDRERLQAALNALPDDYKLVLLLFYFEEYSYREIADRLDIPLGTVMSRLSRAKGQLRGRLFELELQATGSRAAAVIHSSP
- a CDS encoding DUF1080 domain-containing protein; the encoded protein is MTNLRPSRLHKYSSWVLVAALALSATWASGAKEYISGKVWPEPKIVDPGSAGGPPADAIVLFNGQNMTAWEGGDKWQVADGVATAKGGGITSKQSFGNCQLHLEWAEPAVVTGSGQGRGNSGVYLQGLYEVQILDSYDNKTYFDGQCGSIYKQMPPLVNVCRKPGEWQSYDIIFEAPQFDSAGKLSKPAFVTVLQNGVLIQNHFQIEGASAWDAPPSYMAHAPKLPLSIQFHGNPVRFRNIWIREL